In a genomic window of Leptospira brenneri:
- a CDS encoding parallel beta-helix domain-containing protein — protein sequence MFSRTVEVREGESIQKAIDSLDKGDTVKVFPGVYHEFLFVDKTHFTLSGVIVNGKWPILDGEGKLNDGVIGSGANFIIENFHIKHYKANGVMTQGAGNITMRKLIVENTGIYGIYPTMGTNVLVEDTVSLGIADAAIYIGMCHNVDVRRNEVYGSVIGIEIENSTNVLIEGNTVYDNSAGIVAFALPGLPLKKVENVIIRNNFIFDNNHRNFAEPGALVAGVPPGIGIGVMAGDAVTIEGNIIRRNSFAGIGIGDNNLLPNSKSPDPDVEPNPDRNKILDNVFIDNGVRKWNDFVSWIFYVIRVLFSGNPIPESPNGGKVGIFPEGYDVVASGKGKGNCLISPDSVTKIGTADYGICQPQETSVKIKTMIGDPKLGEAKSDARELGKQVFGAVCSGCHSMTLRTVGPPIKEIQEKYKKNVFGVVSFASMPKKVRPGFIEMPSQKYLGNEKLTAVANYILNLKDEENRGVAK from the coding sequence TTCGAGAAGGAGAGTCCATTCAAAAAGCAATTGATTCATTGGACAAGGGAGATACGGTAAAAGTTTTTCCTGGTGTTTACCATGAGTTTTTATTTGTAGATAAAACACATTTTACTCTCTCTGGTGTGATCGTAAATGGTAAGTGGCCCATTTTAGATGGGGAAGGGAAACTAAATGATGGGGTCATTGGATCAGGTGCCAATTTTATCATAGAAAACTTTCATATAAAACATTATAAAGCGAATGGTGTGATGACACAAGGTGCAGGAAATATCACCATGCGTAAACTCATTGTCGAAAACACTGGTATTTACGGAATTTATCCAACGATGGGTACAAATGTATTAGTAGAAGATACTGTTAGTCTTGGAATTGCTGATGCTGCTATTTATATCGGAATGTGCCATAATGTTGATGTTAGACGAAATGAAGTATATGGAAGTGTTATTGGGATTGAAATAGAAAATTCAACAAACGTTTTGATAGAAGGTAATACTGTTTACGATAACTCAGCAGGAATTGTTGCTTTTGCTTTGCCTGGACTTCCCTTAAAAAAAGTTGAAAACGTAATCATTCGAAATAACTTCATTTTTGATAACAATCATAGAAACTTTGCTGAACCAGGAGCTCTTGTTGCCGGAGTTCCACCTGGGATTGGGATCGGTGTGATGGCAGGGGATGCTGTCACCATTGAAGGAAACATCATACGCAGAAATAGTTTTGCCGGTATTGGAATTGGAGATAATAATTTGCTTCCTAATTCCAAATCACCAGATCCAGATGTGGAACCAAATCCTGATCGAAATAAAATTTTAGATAATGTTTTTATCGACAATGGGGTTAGGAAATGGAATGATTTTGTTTCTTGGATCTTTTATGTGATCCGAGTCCTTTTCTCAGGGAATCCCATCCCAGAATCTCCTAACGGTGGGAAGGTGGGAATTTTCCCCGAAGGGTATGACGTAGTTGCTTCTGGGAAAGGAAAGGGTAATTGTTTGATCTCCCCGGATTCCGTAACCAAAATTGGAACTGCAGATTACGGAATTTGCCAACCACAAGAAACAAGTGTAAAAATCAAAACAATGATCGGTGATCCAAAACTTGGAGAAGCCAAATCAGATGCCAGAGAATTAGGAAAACAAGTGTTTGGTGCTGTTTGTTCTGGATGCCATTCGATGACACTTCGAACTGTTGGTCCTCCCATCAAAGAAATACAAGAGAAATACAAAAAAAATGTGTTTGGGGTGGTTTCTTTTGCATCTATGCCAAAGAAAGTCAGACCAGGTTTTATTGAAATGCCTTCTCAGAAATATTTGGGGAACGAAAAGTTAACAGCAGTCGCAAATTATATTTTGAATTTGAAAGATGAAGAGAATAGAGGGGTCGCAAAATAA
- a CDS encoding ankyrin repeat domain-containing protein, whose translation MNAEKVQPQMNPFRGGLIAVIRLLAPSILTTILILFIRFASSDVSWKRNVLTVSFLCYYIAVSLIGTLRAGSAPEEILGEDETQTDRISLMRRVRHFIRIFFSLWFVGGIAILAGLYVGMSKDRWDMPIPLPSLQILSSIIWAILSSLLLQLMSFQRGLYLAKGGSAKGYISQSIFIYGFLILLFPIYFILYAGNGKIVNIPYLVAFTLPTNILLAYLILKKYKSVLFILGENRDLFFHPDSKFAAKRAFGVFLFLFLFVGLFFLDYSRRKKILWIYAAKENHSILFQSLRLIGVDTNERDEHLYTPLFWAIQGGSLEFVRSIVKEGADLEAINEFGQTPLILAVLLNDEEIVKELVSLGSDANKADTIEGQTPLILAARDGNSQIVKFLLENQTNPLHKNKKGQSALSLAQENGHQNIVDMLLNQNSKK comes from the coding sequence ATGAATGCAGAAAAAGTCCAACCTCAGATGAATCCATTTCGCGGTGGACTCATCGCCGTCATTCGACTGCTCGCTCCATCTATTCTAACAACCATCTTGATTTTGTTTATTCGGTTCGCTTCAAGTGATGTATCATGGAAACGTAATGTTCTAACTGTATCTTTTCTTTGTTATTATATTGCTGTTTCTCTGATCGGAACGTTGCGGGCGGGATCTGCCCCGGAAGAAATTCTAGGAGAGGACGAAACCCAGACAGACCGTATTTCTCTTATGAGACGTGTTCGACATTTTATCCGAATCTTCTTTTCGCTTTGGTTTGTGGGAGGGATTGCGATTCTTGCGGGTTTGTATGTCGGAATGAGTAAAGATCGTTGGGATATGCCCATTCCTCTTCCTTCTTTACAAATCCTTAGTTCCATTATATGGGCAATTCTTTCTTCGTTGTTATTGCAGTTAATGAGTTTTCAGAGAGGGCTTTATCTGGCGAAAGGTGGCTCCGCAAAAGGTTATATCTCCCAGAGTATTTTTATTTATGGTTTTCTTATCTTACTTTTTCCCATTTATTTTATATTATATGCCGGGAATGGAAAGATAGTTAATATCCCATATCTTGTTGCTTTCACTTTGCCGACGAATATTCTGTTGGCTTATTTGATTTTAAAAAAATACAAATCTGTTCTCTTTATTCTCGGTGAAAACAGGGATTTGTTTTTTCATCCTGATTCCAAATTCGCCGCCAAAAGAGCGTTTGGTGTTTTTTTGTTTTTATTTCTTTTTGTGGGTTTATTCTTTTTGGATTATTCGCGAAGAAAAAAAATACTTTGGATCTATGCTGCAAAAGAAAATCATTCCATTTTGTTTCAATCACTTCGTTTGATAGGAGTTGACACCAATGAACGTGATGAACATCTTTACACTCCATTGTTTTGGGCGATCCAAGGAGGTTCTCTTGAATTTGTTCGTTCCATTGTCAAAGAAGGGGCTGATTTAGAGGCAATCAACGAATTTGGTCAAACTCCATTGATATTAGCGGTATTATTGAATGATGAAGAGATTGTAAAAGAACTCGTTTCTCTTGGGTCTGATGCTAACAAGGCCGATACGATTGAAGGACAAACTCCTTTGATTTTAGCCGCAAGAGATGGGAATTCTCAGATCGTAAAATTCCTTTTAGAGAATCAAACAAATCCTTTGCATAAGAATAAAAAAGGACAGAGTGCACTGAGTCTTGCTCAGGAGAATGGTCATCAAAATATTGTGGATATGCTCTTAAATCAGAATTCCAAAAAATAA
- a CDS encoding DUF5692 family protein, whose amino-acid sequence MWTFNAEAGTSTAQGFGIWLLVFVALFIFNEFARRWKWAGFFSFFVLPSFLTILWFFFMKEHTYTDWFHLVKVYSATAGCIIFWAIRHIQKKDKKGYVRWRLANVKVALIFPAAILAINIIEAVTRDFQVGKIYWNNFSGPIEGEVVGVLGGPWNYMNAIAGILNTVTITGWFGIVIRKETETDKSRDMLWPDMLWFWIIAYDLWNFCYTYNCIPTHSWYAGLALLIAPTLCAFTLGKGAWLQHRAQTLAIWCMFAQTFPAFLDSGAYVVKSTYNPWIYNVVGAIALASNVAVFCYMVYKWVKTKRNPYTGEIFTDLNEYKAIKALAE is encoded by the coding sequence ATGTGGACTTTTAATGCAGAGGCGGGGACATCGACTGCGCAAGGATTTGGAATATGGCTCCTTGTGTTTGTTGCACTTTTTATTTTCAATGAATTTGCTAGAAGATGGAAATGGGCTGGGTTTTTTAGTTTTTTTGTTCTTCCTAGTTTTCTGACCATCCTTTGGTTCTTCTTTATGAAAGAACACACCTATACGGATTGGTTTCACTTAGTAAAAGTCTATTCTGCGACTGCGGGATGTATTATTTTTTGGGCGATCCGGCACATCCAAAAAAAAGATAAAAAGGGATATGTTAGGTGGCGATTGGCAAATGTAAAAGTGGCTCTTATTTTTCCTGCTGCCATTCTTGCCATTAATATCATCGAAGCTGTGACTCGTGACTTTCAAGTGGGCAAAATCTATTGGAACAATTTTTCAGGTCCAATTGAGGGTGAGGTTGTGGGAGTTCTTGGTGGTCCTTGGAACTACATGAATGCGATAGCTGGAATTCTTAATACGGTAACAATCACTGGATGGTTTGGGATCGTCATTCGCAAAGAAACGGAGACAGACAAAAGCCGAGATATGCTTTGGCCAGATATGTTATGGTTTTGGATCATTGCCTATGATTTATGGAATTTTTGTTATACATACAATTGTATTCCAACACATTCTTGGTATGCAGGTTTGGCACTTCTCATTGCTCCTACATTATGTGCGTTTACTCTAGGAAAAGGAGCGTGGTTACAACACCGGGCCCAAACCCTTGCGATTTGGTGTATGTTTGCCCAGACATTTCCAGCATTTTTGGATTCTGGAGCTTATGTAGTAAAGTCAACCTATAACCCTTGGATTTATAATGTAGTGGGTGCGATTGCGTTAGCAAGTAACGTAGCAGTTTTCTGTTATATGGTTTATAAATGGGTAAAAACAAAAAGAAATCCTTACACAGGTGAAATATTTACTGATTTAAATGAGTATAAAGCGATCAAAGCTCTTGCTGAATGA
- a CDS encoding DUF2461 domain-containing protein, which yields MKVSKNILQFLSELKLNNNRNWFLENKDRFVTIQNELLLLTGYFLSEIERFDKTVKGVDPKSCIFRIYKDVRFSKDKSPYKTHFGIFMRGGGKQIEGTGYYLHIEPNGSLLGGGCYKPDPKSLFKIRESMISHSKAFKGILENRKFVNEFGTEFYAEKLKTAPKGFDKDHPMIDFLKYKGFAVAKKLKNSDLTSDQFVPEAIKSFQNLYPLNQFLEEAMRK from the coding sequence ATGAAAGTTAGTAAAAATATTTTACAGTTTTTGTCCGAATTAAAGTTAAACAACAATCGAAATTGGTTTCTTGAAAATAAGGACAGGTTTGTAACGATCCAAAATGAATTGTTACTCTTGACGGGGTATTTTTTATCTGAAATTGAAAGGTTTGATAAAACTGTCAAAGGTGTTGACCCTAAGTCCTGTATCTTTCGAATCTATAAAGATGTTCGTTTCTCTAAAGACAAAAGTCCTTATAAAACCCACTTCGGAATTTTTATGAGAGGGGGCGGTAAACAAATTGAAGGTACTGGTTATTATTTACATATAGAACCTAACGGATCTTTGCTTGGTGGTGGTTGTTACAAACCCGATCCAAAATCTCTATTCAAAATCAGAGAAAGCATGATCAGTCATTCAAAAGCTTTTAAAGGAATTTTGGAAAATCGTAAATTCGTGAATGAATTTGGAACTGAATTTTATGCAGAGAAATTGAAAACCGCTCCCAAAGGTTTTGATAAAGATCATCCCATGATTGATTTTTTAAAATACAAAGGATTTGCCGTTGCCAAAAAATTAAAAAATTCTGATTTAACTTCCGATCAGTTTGTTCCTGAGGCAATCAAATCATTTCAAAATTTATATCCTTTGAATCAATTTTTGGAAGAGGCAATGAGGAAATAA
- a CDS encoding thioredoxin domain-containing protein, whose amino-acid sequence MILPFLLMVLFFFSCGEPVTEDRFLPDSLPTEEVVKDSLSADSYLRKLQEAAKLEGKTLSEWKESERGQVSDQEITKYWQMERKSLPREGSDTDAIDRLRESIRIRIVWSRIFHKVGLPWKGKSTRILDQDLLKKLDLRNSPKFGLLDKNTRWVIVEWSDYLCNYCRETFPHTRSMLSKYGSKIFYVHKDYPLDDESKEGIFPLAVGRCLWEKDPNQFPNHMQVLYTNAKKIFRGETFSVVGSESLESCQKVDLDTKYFDQVRKDMKEASALGVSSVPTFWVNGRWIVGALNAQTWERVLKDTAH is encoded by the coding sequence ATGATTTTACCTTTCCTGCTGATGGTTCTTTTCTTTTTTTCCTGTGGTGAACCTGTCACAGAAGATCGATTCCTTCCTGATTCTTTACCGACGGAAGAAGTTGTTAAAGATTCACTATCGGCTGACTCCTATTTAAGGAAATTACAGGAAGCCGCAAAGTTAGAAGGTAAAACTTTATCGGAATGGAAGGAGTCGGAACGTGGACAAGTTTCAGACCAAGAAATCACCAAATACTGGCAGATGGAAAGAAAATCCTTACCAAGGGAAGGTTCAGATACGGATGCCATTGATAGGCTCAGAGAATCCATTCGCATTCGGATTGTTTGGAGTCGAATTTTTCATAAGGTAGGTCTTCCGTGGAAAGGAAAATCTACTAGAATCTTAGATCAAGATCTATTGAAAAAATTGGATCTTCGGAATTCGCCTAAGTTTGGTTTGCTGGATAAGAATACTCGGTGGGTGATTGTGGAGTGGAGTGACTATCTATGTAATTACTGCCGCGAAACATTTCCACATACTAGGAGTATGCTATCAAAATATGGATCAAAAATTTTTTACGTTCATAAAGATTATCCCTTAGATGATGAATCTAAAGAGGGAATTTTCCCCTTGGCTGTTGGTAGGTGTCTCTGGGAAAAGGATCCAAATCAATTTCCAAATCATATGCAGGTTTTGTATACCAATGCAAAAAAAATATTTCGTGGAGAAACTTTTTCTGTAGTTGGCTCGGAATCATTGGAATCCTGCCAGAAGGTAGACCTCGATACCAAATATTTTGACCAAGTTCGAAAAGATATGAAAGAAGCTTCCGCACTTGGCGTAAGTTCTGTCCCCACTTTTTGGGTGAATGGTCGGTGGATTGTGGGGGCACTTAATGCCCAAACATGGGAAAGAGTTTTAAAAGATACAGCGCACTAG
- a CDS encoding NADase-type glycan-binding domain-containing protein, which yields MKFKPYLIPFLSLLFLMNCGKKLHFSMVTSTSMENGLPFFVLDGKEWKAEPGAEFVKLHFYADNAFSLSKVSIESCSGPFKDRVAAYVNFDEVYASTDVQKSNSEVMFDPVVQARSVTLNFQRNQNICLKSVKFYDEKNKAYRTYAPEIISGSVTASETASPEPTYSVMNLFDSKYENGYASVKGGVGVTFNFDFAEKKKISMIKIWNGYQRSDVHCIKNGRVKSFLLTGDDGYSAKINVEDSMGSQEISLPTPYKGQKLSMKVEEIYPGLTEKGIVLSELRFGHDGDWFAMDTLPKSKETAARNFDAFTKASLRKVLNRGLTGKEVTEVAEGEVTDLPAGADNEVAVEENLNPPTASDWTIRLRSDGTFFLEGSTARTNYDAGEESSQRFYGMGNYEVKETTPGKIELRIFGFLRKQTFTNFLDYGEGDCNGCGRDCNQVKNPDPNNTEKIFQEFVTLQVRGKQYYLTNSKKTDNLDFSTLELSLE from the coding sequence ATGAAATTTAAACCCTATTTGATTCCTTTTTTAAGTTTACTTTTTCTGATGAATTGTGGTAAAAAACTCCACTTTTCTATGGTCACTTCCACATCGATGGAAAATGGACTTCCTTTTTTTGTGTTAGATGGTAAAGAGTGGAAGGCAGAACCTGGAGCAGAGTTTGTCAAATTACATTTTTATGCGGACAATGCGTTCTCTTTAAGTAAAGTATCTATTGAGTCTTGTTCTGGTCCATTCAAGGATCGTGTTGCTGCTTATGTAAACTTTGATGAAGTTTATGCTAGTACTGATGTTCAGAAATCCAATTCAGAAGTAATGTTTGATCCAGTTGTTCAGGCAAGGTCGGTTACTTTGAATTTTCAAAGAAATCAAAACATTTGCCTTAAGTCAGTAAAGTTTTATGATGAAAAGAATAAGGCTTATCGAACATACGCACCGGAAATTATTTCTGGTTCAGTGACTGCTTCCGAAACTGCTTCCCCGGAACCAACTTATTCCGTTATGAATCTATTTGATTCCAAATATGAAAATGGATACGCATCGGTTAAAGGTGGAGTAGGCGTTACTTTTAACTTTGATTTTGCGGAAAAGAAAAAAATATCAATGATCAAGATCTGGAATGGATACCAACGTTCTGATGTTCATTGTATTAAAAACGGAAGGGTTAAGTCTTTCCTTCTCACTGGAGATGATGGATATTCTGCAAAAATCAATGTAGAAGATTCGATGGGTAGCCAAGAGATTTCACTTCCCACTCCTTATAAGGGCCAAAAACTATCTATGAAAGTAGAGGAAATTTATCCCGGACTCACTGAAAAAGGAATCGTACTATCCGAGCTCAGGTTCGGTCATGATGGTGATTGGTTTGCGATGGACACTCTTCCGAAATCCAAGGAAACCGCTGCCAGAAATTTTGATGCTTTCACAAAAGCTTCACTCAGGAAAGTTTTGAATCGCGGTTTGACAGGGAAGGAAGTGACAGAGGTGGCAGAAGGAGAAGTAACCGATTTACCTGCTGGAGCCGATAACGAAGTTGCAGTGGAAGAAAATTTAAATCCTCCGACTGCTTCTGATTGGACGATCCGATTGCGTTCTGATGGAACTTTCTTTTTGGAAGGTTCAACAGCTCGTACGAACTATGATGCCGGTGAAGAAAGTTCACAGAGATTTTACGGAATGGGTAATTACGAAGTCAAAGAAACTACTCCAGGAAAAATTGAACTTCGTATTTTTGGATTTCTTCGCAAACAAACATTCACTAATTTTTTGGACTATGGGGAAGGAGATTGTAACGGTTGTGGTCGCGATTGTAACCAAGTGAAAAATCCAGATCCAAACAACACAGAGAAAATTTTCCAAGAGTTTGTGACCTTGCAAGTCAGAGGAAAACAATACTATTTAACCAATTCCAAAAAAACAGACAATCTGGACTTTTCAACATTGGAACTTAGTTTGGAATAA
- the lsa20 gene encoding LIC11469 family lipoprotein adhesin Lsa20 gives MKSVFFRLISVIPFFLILVGFSCGGESEKKENFQTQNSVSNPNKANKVSLFIKWETTGLPLEMEIREPSGAQALTLWTTGSVKEGKKTPFGDLIPESKLVLKPGSKKQFLLVMKNPTDSPVYFFAAPHSAIPVEHSFGFKFKCLCVNHAFTVPAGETWFRVVEIRLAPDFLGDHLTLTHNLIGVSRERMLQFEKSAGSSIPSEMD, from the coding sequence ATGAAATCTGTGTTTTTTCGTTTAATCTCTGTTATCCCATTTTTTCTTATTTTGGTTGGATTTTCTTGCGGTGGTGAATCAGAAAAAAAAGAGAATTTTCAAACACAAAACTCGGTTTCTAATCCAAACAAAGCAAATAAGGTTTCCCTGTTTATCAAATGGGAAACCACGGGCCTTCCTTTGGAAATGGAAATCCGAGAACCGAGTGGAGCTCAAGCTCTAACTTTATGGACAACAGGATCAGTTAAAGAAGGAAAAAAAACGCCTTTTGGTGATTTGATTCCTGAGAGCAAACTTGTTCTCAAACCGGGTTCCAAAAAACAATTTTTACTCGTGATGAAAAATCCGACAGATTCTCCGGTTTATTTTTTTGCGGCTCCCCATTCTGCAATCCCAGTAGAACATAGTTTTGGATTTAAATTCAAATGCCTTTGTGTGAATCATGCGTTTACTGTCCCTGCAGGGGAAACTTGGTTTCGCGTGGTTGAGATCCGTCTTGCTCCCGATTTTTTAGGTGACCATCTTACCTTAACTCACAATTTAATTGGAGTTAGTCGAGAAAGGATGTTACAATTCGAGAAGAGTGCTGGTAGTTCTATCCCGAGTGAGATGGATTGA